The Halorientalis sp. IM1011 genome window below encodes:
- a CDS encoding Na+/H+ antiporter NhaC family protein, with translation MVQGVAAGAWSIVPALLAISLAWYTRDALIGLFAGIVAAGVILGALHPQAVGVPADLVTVGGDLGTIHPQDEGDPWTIGVGGVVLGSVFGLKLVPEIMATAPMFGPWYVENVLLAIFAIGGTIGLMIRAGAIQGVLEALSDRVESPADAEKAAFLAGIAVHIDDYFNCLVVGSMMRPLTDAYDVSRAKLAYYVDSAGSPAARLAFYSTWGAAMVGFMGGGIVEAYQQGLLPSRMSDFVSTGGESVSAATGAVWPLFFNTLFTGFYSWVALTIAGLVAWQVIPNFGPMKREEERARAGEGVVGEDADPMISEEMDEYEMYEGATPDWRNFAIPILTMVVVGLGAMFWRGGPVIYVEGKTGTTLFSIGAWELILPPSGPWAFDIGGVQLGIASFAALVVAFGLYRLRGDIPSNEDATDAMLVGFKGILLAAVILAFASSIQNAVSLLGIASFVTNVFGGLPAWIIPVGVFAVTSFVSFADGSSWSTYGIMFPIAIPLAFATGANLPLVLGAVFSGGIFGDHASPISDTTVLASSTSGSDHMVHIRTQIPYALVTAGVSALLFLLGGLFLPTGFQVIPY, from the coding sequence ATGGTACAGGGCGTCGCTGCGGGCGCGTGGTCGATAGTGCCCGCACTGCTCGCGATCAGTCTCGCCTGGTACACGCGGGACGCGCTGATCGGTCTCTTCGCCGGCATCGTCGCCGCGGGCGTGATTCTGGGTGCGCTCCACCCGCAGGCGGTCGGCGTCCCGGCCGACCTGGTGACGGTGGGCGGCGACCTCGGGACGATACACCCGCAGGACGAGGGTGACCCGTGGACGATCGGCGTCGGCGGCGTCGTCCTCGGGTCGGTGTTCGGGCTGAAACTCGTCCCCGAGATCATGGCGACTGCGCCGATGTTCGGCCCGTGGTACGTCGAGAACGTGTTGCTCGCGATCTTCGCCATCGGCGGCACGATCGGGCTGATGATCCGGGCGGGCGCGATTCAGGGCGTCCTGGAGGCGCTGAGCGACCGGGTCGAATCCCCGGCCGACGCCGAGAAGGCCGCGTTTCTGGCGGGTATCGCGGTGCACATAGACGATTACTTCAACTGTCTCGTGGTCGGGTCGATGATGCGCCCGCTGACCGACGCCTACGACGTCTCGCGGGCGAAACTCGCGTACTACGTCGACTCGGCCGGATCGCCGGCCGCCAGACTGGCCTTCTACTCGACGTGGGGCGCGGCGATGGTCGGGTTCATGGGCGGCGGGATCGTCGAGGCCTACCAGCAGGGCCTGCTCCCGAGTCGGATGTCCGACTTCGTCAGCACCGGCGGCGAGAGCGTCAGCGCCGCGACGGGGGCCGTCTGGCCGCTGTTTTTCAACACGCTGTTCACCGGCTTTTACTCCTGGGTGGCGCTGACCATCGCCGGACTGGTGGCCTGGCAGGTGATCCCCAACTTCGGACCGATGAAACGCGAAGAAGAGCGCGCCCGTGCGGGTGAGGGCGTCGTCGGCGAGGACGCCGACCCGATGATCTCCGAGGAGATGGACGAGTACGAGATGTACGAGGGCGCGACGCCGGACTGGCGGAACTTCGCTATCCCCATCCTGACGATGGTCGTCGTCGGCCTCGGCGCGATGTTCTGGCGTGGCGGTCCCGTCATCTACGTCGAAGGGAAGACCGGGACCACGCTCTTCTCGATCGGTGCCTGGGAGCTGATCCTCCCGCCCAGCGGCCCGTGGGCGTTCGACATCGGCGGCGTGCAACTCGGAATCGCATCCTTCGCCGCGCTGGTCGTCGCGTTCGGGCTGTACCGACTCCGCGGCGACATTCCCTCGAACGAAGACGCCACGGACGCGATGCTCGTCGGGTTCAAGGGGATCCTCCTCGCGGCCGTCATCCTGGCCTTTGCCAGTTCCATCCAGAACGCCGTCTCGCTGCTCGGGATCGCCTCCTTCGTCACCAACGTCTTCGGTGGCCTGCCGGCCTGGATCATCCCGGTCGGCGTCTTCGCCGTGACGAGTTTCGTCAGCTTCGCCGACGGCTCCTCGTGGTCGACCTACGGCATCATGTTCCCCATCGCGATCCCGCTGGCGTTCGCGACCGGCGCGAACCTCCCGCTGGTCCTCGGTGCCGTCTTCAGCGGCGGCATCTTCGGCGATCACGCGTCGCCGATCAGCGACACGACGGTGCTGGCCTCGTCGACGAGCGGGAGCGACCACATGGTCCACATCCGTACCCAGATACCCTACGCCCTCGTCACCGCCGGCGTCTCCGCTCTGCTCTTCCTGCTGGGCGGGTTGTTCCTGCCGACCGGCTTCCAGGTGATCCCGTACTGA
- a CDS encoding HAMP domain-containing sensor histidine kinase: MNAKRLLAGGSISLTGVGIFAPPAGALIAGGLGLYGTLVAAIGVVLGLLLVVGGGWLARSDLSGNRALRVAGWNLLGLVALGTVLALVVAYPGATVPTFVAAVVLGVSAVAHVLIGVNDVRRIRAGELATEREKLAVLNRLTRHNLRNDTQVIVGLAEVLAERVEDADLAEMARKLRRKAEGLAELNDTLREYQQAVEHDSGAASVDLRDLVESVVTDTEGDATIGVEVPEGLSVRADEHLETALDHLIENALEYAGEEPRITVSARRDGGRTALTVADDGPGIPDVEREVVLGDRDITQLQHGSGLGLWTVKAITESYGGEMAIREDDGAVVDLRLPTARAETGKHID, encoded by the coding sequence ATGAACGCGAAGCGATTGCTCGCCGGCGGGTCGATCTCCCTGACCGGCGTCGGCATTTTCGCTCCCCCTGCCGGAGCGCTGATCGCGGGCGGTCTCGGCCTGTACGGCACTCTCGTGGCCGCCATCGGCGTGGTGCTCGGACTCTTGCTCGTCGTCGGCGGTGGCTGGCTGGCACGGAGCGATCTCTCCGGGAATCGTGCGCTCCGGGTCGCCGGCTGGAACCTCCTCGGACTCGTCGCGCTCGGGACCGTCCTCGCGCTGGTGGTCGCGTATCCGGGCGCGACAGTGCCGACGTTCGTCGCCGCGGTGGTCCTCGGCGTCAGTGCGGTGGCACACGTTCTCATCGGCGTCAACGACGTGCGGCGCATCCGGGCCGGCGAACTCGCCACGGAACGGGAGAAGCTGGCCGTCCTCAACCGGCTGACCCGGCACAACCTCCGCAACGACACGCAGGTCATCGTCGGCCTCGCGGAGGTGCTCGCCGAGCGGGTCGAGGACGCGGACCTCGCCGAGATGGCCCGAAAGCTCCGGCGGAAAGCCGAGGGACTCGCCGAACTCAACGACACGCTCAGGGAGTACCAGCAGGCCGTCGAACACGACTCCGGTGCCGCGTCCGTCGACCTCCGGGACCTCGTCGAAAGCGTCGTCACCGACACCGAAGGTGACGCGACGATTGGGGTCGAGGTTCCCGAGGGACTGTCGGTCCGGGCGGACGAACACCTGGAGACGGCGCTCGATCACCTGATCGAGAACGCCCTGGAGTACGCGGGCGAGGAGCCACGGATCACGGTCTCGGCCCGCCGGGACGGCGGTCGGACCGCTCTCACCGTCGCGGACGACGGCCCCGGCATCCCGGACGTGGAGCGGGAGGTGGTGCTGGGCGATCGGGACATCACCCAGCTCCAGCACGGGAGCGGCCTCGGCCTCTGGACTGTCAAGGCGATAACGGAGTCCTACGGCGGCGAGATGGCGATCCGCGAGGACGACGGCGCGGTCGTCGACCTCCGCCTGCCGACGGCCCGAGCGGAGACCGGAAAACATATCGATTAG
- a CDS encoding chemotaxis protein CheC: MIDIRKLSIFNKMAKEGGNTVANHMSQMTGMNTEMEITKINFIDIPDIKTHVGDDEQIGIYIEMQEPPHGHVLFLFNADSAKRLAAGMLGDMGGTDPDAEGFTEMEKSAIQEIGNIMTSGFIDGWANVLETTIDMSTPNFTFGPGSGTVDEIIGDRDNDMALMFDSRVHAQDEDINVKVYTFPQLEELVGLMQRLEV; the protein is encoded by the coding sequence ATGATCGACATACGGAAGCTGAGTATTTTCAACAAGATGGCCAAGGAGGGTGGGAACACGGTCGCCAACCACATGAGCCAGATGACCGGGATGAACACGGAGATGGAGATCACGAAGATCAACTTCATCGACATCCCGGACATCAAGACACACGTCGGTGACGACGAGCAGATCGGCATCTACATCGAGATGCAGGAGCCGCCACACGGGCACGTTCTCTTTCTGTTCAACGCCGACAGCGCCAAACGGCTGGCCGCCGGCATGCTCGGTGACATGGGCGGGACCGATCCCGACGCCGAAGGCTTCACCGAGATGGAAAAGAGCGCGATCCAGGAGATCGGCAACATCATGACAAGCGGGTTCATCGACGGCTGGGCCAACGTCCTGGAGACGACCATCGACATGTCGACGCCCAACTTCACGTTCGGGCCGGGCAGCGGGACCGTCGACGAGATCATCGGCGACCGCGACAACGACATGGCGCTCATGTTCGACTCCCGGGTCCACGCCCAAGACGAGGACATCAACGTCAAGGTGTACACCTTCCCCCAGCTCGAAGAACTCGTCGGGCTGATGCAACGGCTCGAAGTCTGA
- a CDS encoding thioredoxin family protein yields MVALDSEDDAIQRGESAPDFELPAASGGSRSLSDFADREALLVVFTCNHCPYAQAKFDELNRLASEYDDLAVVGINPNDAEEYPDDSYERMQDLVEDGTIRYDAYLRDESQTVAREYGAVCTPDPFLFAVEDGEFPLVYHGRIDDALNPDDEPTEMEMRNIVERLLAGEEIDDEFRPSRGCSIKWTDE; encoded by the coding sequence ATGGTCGCACTCGACTCCGAGGACGACGCGATCCAGCGCGGCGAGTCGGCACCCGACTTCGAGTTGCCAGCCGCCAGCGGCGGCAGCCGTTCGCTGTCGGACTTCGCCGACCGCGAGGCCCTGCTGGTCGTGTTCACCTGTAACCACTGCCCGTACGCACAGGCCAAGTTCGACGAACTGAACCGTCTCGCGAGCGAGTACGACGACCTCGCCGTCGTCGGGATCAACCCAAACGACGCAGAGGAGTACCCCGACGACTCCTACGAACGGATGCAGGACCTCGTCGAGGACGGCACGATCCGGTACGACGCCTACCTCCGCGACGAGAGCCAGACCGTCGCCCGCGAGTACGGCGCGGTCTGTACGCCCGATCCGTTCCTGTTCGCCGTCGAGGACGGTGAGTTCCCCCTCGTCTACCACGGCCGCATCGACGACGCGCTGAATCCCGACGACGAGCCAACCGAGATGGAGATGCGCAACATCGTCGAGCGACTGCTGGCCGGGGAGGAGATCGACGACGAGTTCCGGCCCTCGCGGGGCTGTTCGATCAAGTGGACGGACGAGTGA
- a CDS encoding ABC transporter permease subunit, producing MSVQSVLSKDLTSVRRSGALWGVAVCLAILAAMVAYVSMGTASPKSEAQNAYGLVVALVGLLVPIVAIVASYMSITGERASGGIKFLLAFPNTRRDVFVGKLLSRLGVVSAIVLFMFVAATSVTVAKYGVLPVGVAVGVLAVSLLYAWAFVALTVAFSSAAASRSQSIAAAIGSYFVLVILNTTFGFSRIVSLIHDTILGFDRNLHLYAAVDYVSPYIAYQKAVNLVYPAAMQRDPLRLTEEARESLPVYLTDEFALVVFAAWLVLPLVLGYLRFQRSDLQ from the coding sequence GTGAGCGTCCAGAGCGTCCTCTCGAAGGACCTCACGAGCGTGCGGCGATCCGGCGCGCTCTGGGGTGTAGCGGTCTGTCTCGCCATCCTCGCGGCGATGGTGGCGTACGTGAGCATGGGGACAGCGTCGCCGAAAAGCGAGGCCCAGAACGCGTACGGACTGGTGGTCGCGCTGGTCGGCCTGCTCGTCCCCATCGTCGCCATCGTGGCGAGTTACATGTCGATCACCGGCGAACGGGCCAGCGGCGGCATCAAGTTCCTGCTCGCGTTCCCGAACACCCGACGGGACGTGTTCGTCGGAAAACTGCTGAGTCGACTGGGCGTGGTCAGCGCGATCGTCCTGTTCATGTTCGTCGCGGCGACGAGCGTCACGGTCGCGAAGTACGGCGTCCTGCCGGTCGGCGTCGCCGTCGGCGTGCTGGCCGTCTCGCTGCTGTACGCCTGGGCGTTCGTCGCCCTGACCGTCGCCTTCTCCTCGGCGGCCGCCAGTCGGAGTCAGTCCATCGCCGCCGCCATCGGTTCGTACTTCGTGCTCGTCATCCTGAACACCACCTTCGGGTTCTCCCGGATCGTGAGCCTGATTCACGACACGATCCTCGGGTTCGACCGGAACCTGCATCTCTACGCCGCCGTCGACTACGTCAGCCCATACATCGCCTACCAGAAAGCGGTCAACCTCGTCTATCCCGCGGCGATGCAGCGGGACCCGCTCCGACTGACCGAGGAGGCACGGGAGTCGCTCCCGGTGTACCTCACCGACGAGTTCGCCCTCGTCGTGTTCGCGGCGTGGCTGGTGCTCCCGCTCGTACTCGGCTACCTGCGGTTCCAACGGAGTGATCTGCAGTGA
- a CDS encoding O-methyltransferase, producing the protein MPDILPDATAEFARAIGPEPDDVIREMDAQAESEGFPTVGPAVGGWLQLLARLVSARRVFEFGSGFGYSAYWFAQALPDDGEIVLTEVDAEELDQAREYMARGGFDDLASYELGDAIRTVGEYAGPFDAVLIDNEKHRYREAFEAVRPKVAEGGVVIADNAVTAGPIDFEALSALVKGEDTGDVNEHTAGVADYLERVGADPAFETALIPLGEGIAVSHRVD; encoded by the coding sequence ATGCCCGACATCCTCCCCGACGCGACGGCGGAGTTCGCCCGCGCCATCGGTCCCGAACCGGACGACGTGATCCGAGAGATGGACGCACAGGCCGAAAGCGAGGGGTTCCCCACGGTCGGCCCTGCAGTGGGTGGGTGGCTCCAGCTGCTCGCCCGCCTGGTTTCGGCCCGCCGCGTCTTCGAGTTCGGCTCCGGCTTCGGCTACTCGGCGTACTGGTTCGCGCAGGCGCTCCCCGACGACGGCGAGATCGTCCTCACGGAGGTCGACGCCGAGGAACTCGATCAGGCCCGCGAGTACATGGCCCGGGGCGGGTTCGACGACCTGGCCAGCTACGAACTCGGTGACGCTATCCGTACCGTGGGCGAGTACGCCGGTCCCTTCGACGCGGTCCTGATCGACAACGAGAAACACCGCTACCGCGAGGCCTTCGAGGCCGTCCGTCCGAAGGTCGCCGAGGGCGGTGTCGTGATCGCTGACAACGCCGTGACGGCCGGTCCCATCGACTTCGAGGCGCTCTCGGCGCTGGTGAAGGGGGAAGATACGGGCGACGTGAACGAACACACCGCGGGCGTCGCGGACTATCTGGAGCGGGTGGGCGCGGATCCGGCCTTCGAGACGGCGCTGATTCCCCTGGGTGAGGGGATCGCGGTGAGCCACCGCGTGGACTGA
- a CDS encoding ABC transporter ATP-binding protein, which produces MATIETRGLTKSFGDVDAVVDLDLTVEDGEVFGFLGPNGAGKSTTINLLLDYIRPTGGTAEVFGMDAQEHPAKIRERVGVLPEGYGFDDPLTGREYLEWAIRTKDADDDPETLLDLVSLTDDAERMAKGYSKGMQQRLAFAMSLIDDPDLLILDEPSTGLDPNGIRTMREVVADVAADGTTVFFSSHHLAEVEAVSDRVGVMNEGELVAVDSIDGLRDSVGGHATLELQCAAPPTDLGVEALDGVVDVAVDGHTLSVTCADPARKVDVITHVAERADVVDVLSSTVSLETLFNELTEGGRENEAAAEVVQ; this is translated from the coding sequence GTGGCCACCATCGAGACGCGCGGGCTGACCAAATCCTTCGGCGACGTGGACGCCGTCGTCGACCTCGATCTGACCGTCGAGGACGGGGAAGTGTTCGGCTTCCTCGGCCCCAACGGCGCGGGGAAGTCGACGACGATCAACCTCCTGCTGGACTACATCCGACCCACCGGCGGCACCGCGGAGGTGTTCGGTATGGACGCCCAAGAACACCCGGCGAAGATCCGCGAGCGCGTCGGCGTCCTCCCGGAGGGCTACGGCTTCGACGATCCGCTCACCGGCCGGGAGTATCTGGAGTGGGCGATCCGGACGAAAGACGCCGACGACGACCCCGAGACCCTGCTCGATCTCGTGAGCCTGACCGACGACGCCGAGCGGATGGCGAAGGGGTACTCCAAGGGGATGCAACAGCGCCTCGCGTTCGCGATGTCGCTGATCGACGACCCCGACCTCCTGATCCTCGACGAACCCTCGACCGGGCTGGATCCAAACGGCATCCGGACGATGCGGGAAGTCGTCGCCGACGTGGCCGCCGACGGGACGACGGTGTTCTTCTCCAGCCACCACCTCGCGGAGGTCGAGGCGGTCAGCGACCGGGTCGGCGTGATGAACGAGGGCGAACTGGTCGCGGTCGACAGCATCGACGGCCTGCGCGACAGCGTGGGCGGGCACGCGACACTCGAACTACAGTGTGCGGCCCCGCCGACCGATCTCGGTGTCGAGGCCCTCGACGGCGTGGTCGACGTGGCCGTCGACGGGCACACGCTGTCGGTCACGTGTGCCGACCCCGCCCGGAAGGTCGACGTGATTACACACGTCGCCGAGCGCGCCGACGTGGTCGACGTGCTCTCCTCGACCGTGTCGCTGGAGACGCTGTTCAACGAGTTGACCGAGGGCGGCCGCGAGAACGAGGCGGCCGCGGAGGTGGTCCAGTGA
- a CDS encoding long-chain fatty acid--CoA ligase: MPGGTDQTLRPFLWRAENLYSDTEIVSRTHEGVERYTYDEYSDRTAQLAHALTDAGMGEGDRIATFCWNHHRHFETYFGIPTLGAQLHTINPLLPDEHIQFIVENAEDRAIFVDPSLAEKLAGAYDADSFDSVEQFVIMGDSVPDLPFDAVAYESFIEGHDTEYDWPVVDQDQPAGMCYTSGTTGKPKGVEYTQQMLWSHTMATMTPQGLGIEDDDVVMPVVPMFHVNAWGMPFSTTAAGAKHVYPGPSPEPADIAQLIEEEGVTITAGVPTVWLGLQEYMQAGNEVDLSELDTVIIGGSAAPKAMIEWFDQYDVSVTHAWGMTEMSPIGSVAHLKSGLAEELSYEEQIDRRAKQGLIVPGLEFKVIDDEGNEVPWNGEDFGELYVRGPWVTQEYFERPEANENDFEGNWLKTGDVVTVDEDGYIKIVDRAKDVIKSGGEWISSVELENAIMANDDVAEAAVVGVPHERWQERPVAFIVPVEGADPDAVAEELREQIGEDYPKWWLPDDFIQIDEVPKTATGKFSKKDLREEYADEDLVEGQVPEDAAPDGE, from the coding sequence ATGCCAGGAGGCACTGACCAGACACTGCGGCCGTTCCTGTGGCGTGCGGAGAATCTCTATTCCGACACCGAGATCGTCTCCCGCACCCACGAGGGAGTCGAACGGTACACCTACGACGAGTACAGCGACCGAACCGCACAGCTGGCTCACGCCCTGACCGACGCCGGCATGGGCGAGGGCGACCGCATCGCGACGTTCTGCTGGAACCACCACCGTCACTTCGAGACCTACTTCGGCATCCCGACGCTGGGCGCGCAACTCCACACCATCAACCCGCTCCTGCCCGACGAACACATCCAGTTCATCGTGGAGAACGCCGAGGACCGGGCTATCTTCGTCGACCCGTCGCTGGCCGAGAAACTTGCCGGCGCGTACGACGCGGACTCCTTCGACAGCGTCGAGCAGTTCGTGATCATGGGCGACTCGGTCCCGGACCTGCCCTTCGACGCCGTCGCCTACGAGTCGTTCATCGAGGGTCACGACACCGAGTACGACTGGCCGGTCGTCGACCAGGATCAGCCCGCCGGGATGTGTTACACATCAGGCACCACGGGCAAGCCCAAGGGCGTCGAGTACACCCAGCAGATGCTCTGGAGCCATACGATGGCGACCATGACGCCCCAGGGGCTGGGCATCGAGGACGACGACGTGGTGATGCCGGTCGTCCCGATGTTCCACGTCAACGCGTGGGGCATGCCGTTCTCGACGACGGCCGCCGGCGCGAAACACGTCTACCCCGGCCCGTCGCCCGAACCCGCGGACATCGCCCAGTTGATCGAGGAGGAGGGCGTCACCATCACGGCCGGCGTGCCGACCGTGTGGCTCGGTCTGCAGGAGTACATGCAGGCCGGCAACGAGGTCGACCTCTCGGAACTCGACACCGTCATCATCGGCGGCTCCGCGGCCCCGAAGGCCATGATCGAGTGGTTCGACCAGTACGACGTCTCCGTCACCCACGCCTGGGGCATGACGGAGATGTCGCCCATCGGCTCGGTCGCCCACCTCAAATCCGGGTTGGCCGAAGAACTCTCCTACGAGGAACAGATCGACCGCCGCGCGAAGCAGGGACTGATCGTCCCCGGACTGGAGTTCAAGGTCATCGACGACGAGGGCAACGAGGTGCCCTGGAACGGCGAGGACTTCGGCGAACTGTACGTCCGCGGCCCGTGGGTCACGCAGGAGTACTTCGAGCGCCCCGAGGCCAACGAGAACGACTTCGAGGGCAACTGGCTCAAGACCGGCGACGTGGTGACCGTCGACGAGGACGGCTACATCAAGATCGTCGACCGCGCCAAGGACGTGATCAAGTCGGGCGGGGAGTGGATCTCCTCGGTCGAACTGGAGAACGCCATCATGGCCAACGACGACGTGGCGGAAGCCGCCGTCGTCGGCGTCCCCCACGAGCGCTGGCAGGAACGGCCCGTGGCGTTCATCGTCCCTGTCGAGGGGGCCGACCCCGACGCGGTGGCTGAAGAGTTGCGCGAGCAGATCGGCGAGGACTACCCCAAGTGGTGGCTCCCCGACGACTTCATCCAGATCGACGAGGTGCCAAAGACCGCGACGGGCAAGTTCTCGAAGAAGGACCTCCGCGAGGAGTACGCCGACGAGGACCTCGTCGAGGGCCAGGTGCCCGAAGACGCCGCGCCCGACGGCGAGTGA
- a CDS encoding acyl-CoA dehydrogenase family protein: protein MELLTDDVVPDGARDVKQEAREFAAEHIEPVAADYYESGEYPWDVLEAGMDAGLVAQDIGEEYGGRGLSLREVLAMAEEFYRADAGIALTLQLASFGAEMLEEYGEDWQKEEYLRPVAENEQLTGLAVSEPETGSDLAGMETTAEKREARSASERSGTAAEKDGDEWVLNGEKYWIGNGVEADWVTLYARTDDDEDDRYGNFSLFIVPTDVDGYEAEHIPEKMGFRASKQAHIHLNDARIPEDHVIGTEGTGFYMLADFFNHGRVVVGGHGLGLAAAAIEEAHEFVHGRQAFGRDVSEFQKVQHILADMRTEFEAARSLNWRAAEKVANDDNSGFWAAQAKVKSTETATMCAERGMQLHGGRSVLTENRISRVYRDVRIPVIYEGANEIQRNLIYGQWKQ, encoded by the coding sequence ATGGAACTGCTAACGGACGACGTGGTTCCGGACGGTGCCCGCGACGTGAAACAGGAGGCCCGGGAGTTCGCTGCGGAACACATCGAGCCAGTGGCTGCGGACTACTACGAGTCCGGCGAGTACCCGTGGGACGTGCTGGAGGCCGGGATGGACGCTGGGCTGGTGGCCCAGGACATCGGCGAGGAGTACGGCGGTCGCGGGCTCTCCCTGCGGGAGGTGCTGGCGATGGCCGAGGAGTTCTACCGCGCCGACGCCGGGATCGCGCTGACCCTCCAGCTCGCGAGTTTCGGCGCGGAGATGCTCGAGGAGTACGGCGAAGACTGGCAGAAAGAGGAGTATCTGCGCCCGGTCGCCGAGAACGAGCAGTTGACCGGGCTGGCGGTGTCCGAACCCGAGACCGGGAGCGACCTCGCGGGGATGGAGACGACGGCCGAGAAACGCGAGGCGCGAAGCGCCTCGGAACGGAGCGGCACAGCCGCGGAGAAGGACGGCGACGAGTGGGTGCTGAACGGCGAGAAGTACTGGATCGGCAACGGCGTCGAGGCCGACTGGGTGACGCTGTACGCCCGGACGGACGACGACGAGGACGACAGGTATGGAAACTTCTCCCTGTTCATCGTCCCCACCGACGTCGACGGGTACGAGGCCGAACACATCCCCGAGAAGATGGGCTTTCGCGCCTCCAAACAGGCCCACATCCACCTGAACGACGCCCGCATTCCCGAGGATCACGTCATCGGGACCGAGGGGACCGGTTTCTACATGCTCGCGGACTTCTTCAACCACGGGCGCGTGGTGGTCGGCGGGCACGGCCTCGGCCTCGCGGCGGCGGCCATCGAGGAGGCACACGAGTTCGTCCACGGCCGGCAGGCCTTCGGCCGCGACGTGAGCGAGTTCCAGAAAGTTCAGCACATCCTCGCGGACATGCGGACGGAGTTCGAGGCCGCCCGGTCGCTCAACTGGCGGGCCGCCGAGAAGGTCGCGAACGACGACAACTCCGGGTTCTGGGCCGCACAGGCCAAAGTCAAGTCGACCGAAACGGCGACGATGTGTGCCGAACGCGGCATGCAACTCCACGGCGGCCGATCGGTCCTCACCGAGAACCGGATCTCGCGGGTCTACCGGGACGTTCGCATCCCCGTGATCTACGAGGGTGCAAACGAGATCCAGCGCAACCTGATCTACGGGCAGTGGAAGCAGTAG
- a CDS encoding TQO small subunit DoxD, translated as MPTNVDTRGVLGEDVSLELSGSWTGYWAAMLRLLTGWWFFHAGITKYANLWTSAEPFTATGWLTGATQGTVVAPITVWFGNNAAWFVNFMIPFGETMIGLALLLGVLVRFAAFWGAFLMAFFYLGNAGFGHGFVNGDLMGLLLFVTVIVLGAGRVVGLDRYIEDWDLVQNHPRLKYLLG; from the coding sequence ATGCCAACGAACGTCGACACCCGAGGCGTCCTCGGTGAGGACGTCTCACTCGAACTGTCGGGGTCCTGGACCGGCTACTGGGCCGCGATGCTGCGGCTCCTGACAGGCTGGTGGTTCTTCCACGCGGGGATCACCAAGTACGCGAACCTGTGGACGAGCGCGGAGCCGTTCACGGCGACCGGCTGGCTGACCGGCGCGACCCAGGGGACCGTCGTGGCCCCGATCACCGTCTGGTTCGGCAACAACGCCGCGTGGTTCGTGAACTTCATGATCCCGTTCGGCGAGACGATGATCGGGCTGGCCCTGCTCCTCGGAGTGCTCGTCAGGTTCGCGGCCTTCTGGGGCGCGTTCCTGATGGCGTTCTTCTACCTGGGGAACGCCGGCTTCGGCCACGGGTTCGTCAACGGCGACCTGATGGGCCTGCTGCTGTTCGTGACGGTGATCGTCCTCGGCGCGGGCCGGGTCGTGGGCCTCGACCGGTACATCGAGGACTGGGATCTGGTCCAGAACCACCCGCGCCTGAAGTACCTGCTCGGCTAA
- a CDS encoding SDR family NAD(P)-dependent oxidoreductase, with product MTDTGPLDGTVCIVTGGGRGLGEATAKHLASEGATVVVNDLGTSLGGEGESSEPADETVAAIRDAGGTAMAHFGDVTDLDYTEELIADAVAEYGHVDAAVNFAGVLRDAYLTEMTGEDWDTVIDVHLRGHFALLRNLARHWDETSKDADRERAFVGVTSPSALGNAGQANYSAAKAGVLGLIRTASAELPRYEARANVLMPVAYTRMIEDIPEEKRPFGEDDMPPEKVAPVVGYLISEAAEGVNGKTVRAQGDMVSLVADPRDENSMVDPEGWTVEKLGERFDELLD from the coding sequence ATGACGGACACAGGTCCGCTCGACGGGACGGTCTGTATCGTGACTGGCGGGGGTCGCGGCCTCGGCGAAGCGACTGCGAAACACCTCGCCAGCGAGGGCGCGACGGTGGTCGTGAACGACCTCGGGACCTCCCTCGGCGGCGAGGGCGAGAGTTCGGAGCCTGCCGACGAGACGGTCGCGGCCATCCGCGACGCTGGCGGTACCGCGATGGCCCACTTCGGTGACGTGACCGATCTGGACTACACCGAGGAACTGATCGCGGACGCGGTGGCGGAGTACGGCCACGTCGACGCCGCCGTCAACTTCGCGGGCGTGCTGCGCGACGCTTACCTCACGGAGATGACCGGGGAGGACTGGGACACCGTGATCGACGTGCACCTTCGCGGCCACTTCGCCCTGCTCCGGAACCTCGCCCGCCACTGGGACGAGACTTCCAAAGACGCCGACCGGGAGCGAGCCTTCGTCGGCGTCACCAGCCCCTCCGCGCTCGGCAACGCCGGGCAGGCCAACTACTCGGCGGCCAAGGCCGGCGTACTGGGACTGATCCGCACTGCGTCGGCGGAACTCCCCCGCTACGAGGCCCGCGCGAACGTGCTCATGCCCGTCGCCTACACTCGCATGATCGAGGACATCCCCGAGGAGAAACGCCCCTTCGGCGAGGACGACATGCCGCCGGAGAAAGTCGCGCCCGTCGTCGGCTACCTGATCAGCGAGGCCGCCGAGGGCGTCAACGGGAAGACCGTGCGCGCGCAGGGCGACATGGTGTCGCTCGTCGCCGATCCGAGAGACGAAAACTCGATGGTCGACCCCGAGGGCTGGACGGTCGAGAAGTTGGGCGAGCGGTTCGACGAATTGCTCGATTGA